A region of Ignavibacteriota bacterium DNA encodes the following proteins:
- a CDS encoding NTP transferase domain-containing protein, translating into MRAVIPVAGVGTRLRPHTYSLPKVLLNVAGKPILGHILDALLEQSINKATIITGYMGKLVEEYVKERYSAMEFEFVVQEQRLGLGHAIWIGSKSYGNEPLMIILGDTIFDVDLGLAFKSGVNSIGVKAVEDPRRFGVVVKGSDNKITKLIEKPEEPISKLAIVGLYNIQDTELLTNSLNELMDKNIRTRGEYQLTDALQLMIDKGADFTTFPVEGWYDCGKPETLLSTNRFLLDHKPQFPKYKDSVIIPPVFISDSAVIERSVLGPYASIADGAVVKDSIVRNSIVSFNAKVVSSLLEESIIGNDAEVKGHFHKLNVGDSSQISES; encoded by the coding sequence ATGAGAGCAGTAATTCCTGTTGCCGGTGTCGGCACTCGACTCAGACCACACACTTACTCATTACCCAAAGTTTTGCTAAATGTAGCAGGTAAGCCGATTCTTGGACATATACTTGATGCTTTGCTTGAGCAATCAATCAATAAAGCAACGATTATTACAGGCTATATGGGTAAGCTTGTTGAGGAATATGTTAAAGAAAGATATTCGGCAATGGAATTTGAGTTTGTAGTTCAGGAGCAGCGTCTGGGGCTTGGTCATGCGATATGGATTGGCTCTAAAAGTTACGGAAATGAACCGTTAATGATTATTCTTGGTGATACGATTTTTGATGTTGACCTTGGTTTAGCATTCAAAAGCGGTGTAAATTCAATTGGAGTGAAAGCTGTTGAAGACCCAAGAAGATTTGGAGTCGTTGTAAAAGGCAGTGACAACAAAATCACAAAATTAATCGAAAAACCTGAAGAACCAATCTCGAAACTTGCTATTGTTGGACTATATAATATTCAGGACACCGAGCTACTTACCAACAGTCTGAATGAGTTAATGGATAAAAATATTAGAACCAGAGGTGAATATCAGCTTACAGATGCACTACAGCTTATGATAGATAAGGGAGCTGATTTTACAACCTTCCCGGTTGAAGGCTGGTACGATTGCGGTAAACCCGAAACATTGCTTTCTACTAACAGGTTTTTATTAGACCACAAGCCTCAATTTCCAAAATATAAAGATTCCGTTATAATACCTCCTGTTTTTATCTCGGATTCGGCAGTAATTGAAAGGTCTGTTCTTGGTCCTTATGCATCTATTGCCGATGGTGCTGTAGTTAAAGACAGTATAGTTCGAAATAGCATTGTCAGCTTTAATGCAAAAGTAGTTTCATCACTACTTGAAGAATCAATTATTGGTAATGATGCTGAAGTAAAAGGTCATTTTCACAAATTAAATGTTGGTGATTCAAGTCAAATTTCAGAAAGTTAA
- a CDS encoding insulinase family protein, translated as MSFELNKSVKIIRHKLNNGLEVIILNNPKVPIVSMNLSYKVGSKDEIVGIRGFAHLFEHLMFEGSKNVPKGEFDKICSSAGGTNNAYTTYDYTAYTMTLPSHQIELGLWLESDRMFYSEISQSALETQQKVVTEEILQTIENQPYGKWRENLAALAYSPECSYSWEVHGSKEDVANSTLANVQNFFNTYYNPENACLVLAGDCPPENTMPLVEKYFGIEKSNGNIRRNIFVENFKQKGKTEITYDNVPLPAVFISFHLGDFKSEDIYTADVLSYMIGNGRSSELYKKLVYEMQIASQVGAFVDKREHCSLLTFYAVGNKPLIQTDELKKAILFEIEKVKKGLFDESSLFKTRNQLTSQIANEIQYSHGLADMIGNFTLFWNNPEMIFEVLGKYNAINREHLIEFADKYLVAEEAIEVVVLPKEMSDNEI; from the coding sequence ATGAGTTTTGAACTTAATAAATCTGTAAAAATAATCAGACACAAATTAAATAATGGTTTAGAAGTAATTATTTTAAATAATCCTAAAGTTCCAATTGTTAGTATGAATTTATCATATAAAGTTGGTTCTAAGGACGAAATAGTTGGTATTCGTGGTTTTGCACATTTGTTTGAGCACCTGATGTTTGAGGGCTCAAAGAATGTACCTAAAGGAGAATTTGATAAAATTTGTTCTTCTGCCGGTGGAACAAATAATGCTTACACTACTTACGACTACACCGCTTATACAATGACTTTACCGTCTCACCAGATTGAATTAGGTCTATGGCTTGAATCGGATAGAATGTTCTATTCTGAAATTTCTCAATCCGCCCTTGAGACTCAGCAAAAAGTAGTTACAGAAGAAATTCTTCAAACCATCGAAAACCAACCTTATGGTAAATGGCGTGAAAATTTGGCAGCTCTTGCTTACTCGCCGGAGTGTTCTTATTCATGGGAAGTTCACGGTAGTAAGGAGGATGTTGCTAATTCTACGCTTGCAAACGTTCAGAATTTTTTCAACACATACTATAATCCCGAAAATGCCTGTCTAGTTCTTGCAGGTGATTGTCCGCCGGAAAATACGATGCCTCTCGTCGAAAAATATTTCGGCATTGAAAAAAGTAATGGTAATATCCGAAGGAATATTTTTGTTGAGAATTTCAAGCAAAAAGGTAAAACTGAAATTACTTATGACAATGTACCACTTCCGGCTGTATTTATTTCTTTTCATTTAGGTGATTTCAAATCCGAAGATATTTATACTGCTGATGTACTTTCTTATATGATTGGCAATGGACGCAGTTCGGAATTATACAAAAAACTTGTTTACGAAATGCAGATTGCATCTCAGGTAGGTGCTTTTGTTGATAAGCGTGAACATTGCTCGCTACTTACATTTTACGCAGTGGGCAATAAACCGCTAATCCAAACTGATGAATTGAAAAAGGCTATACTTTTTGAGATTGAAAAAGTTAAGAAAGGGCTTTTTGATGAAAGTTCACTATTCAAAACCAGAAATCAACTTACCTCTCAGATTGCAAATGAAATACAATATTCTCACGGTTTGGCTGATATGATTGGCAATTTTACATTATTCTGGAATAATCCGGAAATGATTTTCGAAGTATTGGGTAAATATAATGCTATCAATAGAGAACACTTGATTGAATTTGCAGATAAATATCTGGTAGCTGAAGAAGCAATTGAAGTTGTAGTACTACCAAAAGAAATGTCTGACAATGAAATATAG
- a CDS encoding phosphatase PAP2 family protein: MKYSTLILILIISMNFNLHSSNYSFNENTETVLITTASVMGLAVQMSRGEYEPLTEYKIEELMKKELLGINRFAVQNYNDNTALVSDILLGICLAVPAIQIFDERVKPEWGIYGLMYLETGMLSVGTTQIVKNIFQQPRPYIYNPDVPIEMKMTKDARQSFFSGHSCLAFAGMTFFAESYSKYYPDNSNHNIIWLGSMSLAATTALLRVLSGRHFPVDILIGSAVGFAVGKIIPHLHESRNAQIPNEFINNRIIAISFNL, encoded by the coding sequence ATGAAATATAGTACTTTGATATTGATTTTAATAATTTCGATGAACTTTAATTTGCACTCATCAAATTATTCATTCAATGAAAATACTGAAACTGTACTAATAACAACAGCAAGTGTTATGGGACTTGCTGTGCAAATGAGCAGAGGTGAGTATGAGCCCCTTACCGAATATAAAATTGAAGAGTTAATGAAAAAAGAATTGCTTGGAATCAATAGATTTGCAGTTCAAAATTACAATGACAACACGGCTTTGGTAAGCGATATTTTACTTGGTATTTGCCTTGCGGTTCCTGCAATTCAAATTTTTGACGAAAGAGTAAAACCCGAATGGGGGATTTACGGATTGATGTATTTAGAAACAGGTATGCTTAGTGTAGGTACAACTCAAATTGTTAAGAATATTTTCCAGCAGCCAAGACCATATATTTATAATCCTGATGTTCCAATTGAAATGAAAATGACTAAAGACGCACGCCAATCATTTTTCTCAGGTCATTCTTGTCTTGCATTTGCGGGAATGACTTTTTTCGCTGAATCCTATTCAAAATATTATCCCGATAATAGCAATCACAATATAATTTGGCTTGGTTCTATGTCACTTGCTGCTACTACTGCACTTCTGAGAGTACTTTCAGGCAGACATTTTCCGGTTGATATTTTGATAGGTTCTGCGGTTGGATTTGCTGTTGGTAAGATAATTCCTCACTTGCATGAATCCCGAAATGCTCAAATTCCGAATGAATTTATAAACAACCGGATAATCGCAATTTCGTTTAATTTATGA